tgttgttgttgttgtggttgctGTTTGAGGCCTGGGCCTGGGGAGTCAGTCGCGCTGCCGCCGTCAACTGCGCAGCGACTGCATGGGCTCCATTTATACGTATTGGCCTGGCCGGGGACCCGCTCAGTCGCTTGACAGTCGCACATCGTTCGGTATCGCATCGGTTCGGCGTTCATtcgcatcatcatcatcatccagcGCCCAGCCTAATTGTCAGTTAAACACATTGTTTAACTTCTGTTTTAACGTCGGTAAGTGGCAAGTGTCCGGACGCTGATCACTGAGCAAACATATGTCTGTTCTGAGTGGTTCTGGGCGATCTTTGGGTTGCATTTTTTCGACTCGGATCTCGACCATTTGATTCCCCATAGTCCATATGACATGTGAGAGCGGGCTCCGCTCTGCTTTCCAAGACCAGACGACACCAGTGAAAGTTCTAATCCGGCTGTAAAAGAGACTTATAAACATTCGCTAAACATTCGCGCTTCTCTCCCCCTCATGTGTTGAATTATTTATTACTTATGGCTTTTGTTTATTGATATTTACACAATTGGTCTCTTTCTGGTGTTGGACTGTggtgtggagtgtggagtaATCTTCTTATCAGTGTAATAACTCTAGTGCTGACTTTCTGTGCGAATAGATTACGTTTAAATTCAAGATGTGGCAGCTACAAATCAAAGATCAGCTTCCTGGGAAATGCAATTATAAGTATTTCAACAGAATGAGAAATTCTCAGAAGATGTCAAGAATCATAATCATGCGCATAATATGTGTCTAGTCAAGActcttctctctctcctctATTCTCACCCGACTGTGTCATTGCATTGCTCAAGCCTTGGACTATCTGTATGGGTTTTAGGACTGGCGTAATTTTAGTGGTTGGCAATAATTCGAATAAACCTATTGACACTATCGGCAACAGCATTCATTGAGATAAGCCCATTCTGAGGCGGCCCGACTTATAAACGCCTTGTCATGGGACGCACTATAAACACCGCACCCCCCACCATATACTTAGTACTTGGTCTGGACTCATTTGTGTGATTTATGGCCGTGTATTTCCTCCTCCTCGATCGAGTGCCGTGCAAAAAAAGTTTGCTCTAATTGCCAAGCTGTAACATTGAAAGCGGGATGGGGCTGGGGGTATGGCAATGTTGAAGGTTGCCTGCCCCGCAAACTGTTTTTATCTCGTATGAAATTGTTAACACGAAAGTTGTATTaagagagagacaaagagagagacacgcaCCGCACCAGAGTACAGAAAGAGATGCAATAGATCAGATAGAAATAGAGAGTTAATGGAAACAAAATGTGCTACCATTTTATTAAACATCAAATTATTATGATATTTCTCGATCACTGAAATTGTAATCAGCAATAAATCATGGAAATTTGCATTTCAAATTGAATGCAGAACGGTTTCTCACCCTTTGAATGCACGGGTGATTCCCCCCCACTGATTGCagcaaattaaatttaattcaattaaatcaATCCATTCCTCCTTTTAGTGCGTCACCGATGAAAATGCCAACAAGTGTGAGAACTCATTGGAATAATCAGTTGATCTAAGATTTCGAGAGTACTTCAACTTCAGAAGAACCAGAATTAGAATGAATACCTTTTTACTGGCCCTGCTCTTCTGGGCAACAGGTAATTAATTGTAATGGCAACAAGAACTTTAAACAAGAATTCGTGTTCTACCGGCAGTTGCCCTGGGAAATGGACAAACCAGTCGGGGCCTAACAGTCGACTCCCATGACATCACCGTTCTGTTGAACACCAACGAGAGCTTCATCGTCTTTGCCAAGTGGGTTTTTATTGAAACTGAATCGTTTCTTATCAAATTTAACTCAAACTCTCCATTCAGGGAAGATCTAACAGAGCCTGTGAGTGTGAGGCTACTAAAAGAGCATGACGATCATTTGAGCTTGGATCCTGAGTCATTCACATATCCAGCGGGAGCTACGGGCAACCAGACGGTGGTGATAACAGGCCTAAGGGCTGGCTATGTGGCTGTCACAGCCGTCGACGGTTCCAATGAACTGTAAGTAACATGCATTCTGTTATATATTAAATACTCTATATTTGTTTCCTTCAGCATCGAAGATGTCTATCTGCGTGTCACCGTGGCCGTGTCGAAGGGCCTCATCTACACCTCGATTGTGTTCGGTTGGGTGTACTTTGTGGCCTGGTCGGTTTCTTTCTATCCCCAAATTTGGATCAACTTCCGTCGCAAGTCTGTGGAGGGCCTGAACTTTGACTTTGTCATCCTTAACATTGTGGGCTTCACATTGTACAGCATGTTCAATTGCGGCCTGTACTTCTTTGACACCATGCAGGACGAATATGAAAGCCGACATCCGCGTGGCCTCAAT
This region of Drosophila miranda strain MSH22 chromosome 2, D.miranda_PacBio2.1, whole genome shotgun sequence genomic DNA includes:
- the LOC108154195 gene encoding cystinosin homolog, giving the protein MNTFLLALLFWATVALGNGQTSRGLTVDSHDITVLLNTNESFIVFAKEDLTEPVSVRLLKEHDDHLSLDPESFTYPAGATGNQTVVITGLRAGYVAVTAVDGSNELIEDVYLRVTVAVSKGLIYTSIVFGWVYFVAWSVSFYPQIWINFRRKSVEGLNFDFVILNIVGFTLYSMFNCGLYFFDTMQDEYESRHPRGLNPVMLNDVVFSLHAMFATIITIVQCCIYERAGQRVSWTAYSLLSVFGVVVVVSASLAAASVIHWLDFLYYCSYVKLAITIIKYVPQALMNYRRKSTAGWSIGNILLDFTGGTLSMLQMILNGFNYDDWASIFGDPTKFGLGLFSVLFDVFFMLQHYVFYRHSRESSNSDLTTVTEAPNQTPIEPRHETSEKY